The following are encoded in a window of Phaseolus vulgaris cultivar G19833 chromosome 3, P. vulgaris v2.0, whole genome shotgun sequence genomic DNA:
- the LOC137806107 gene encoding uncharacterized protein isoform X1, with protein MGPLTPTPTMDIIYDLIEEAKLRLLWWALCIFAISYFFTHTSKSMWMNLPMSILFVASLRILLNKVELRWKVQPPRLQPYLSHLEKNQLPLNDEQLSSSPHPPKWKKIDSPVVEAALNDFIDLILKDFVINMWYSDITPDMEFPEMIRDLIMDAIAEVSVRVKEINLVDLLTRDIVDLIGDHIDLFRRNQDAIGVDVMLTLSSEERDERLKFHLLNSKELHPALISPESEYKVLQRLTSGLLTTVLRKREAQCPVIRCIARELLTCLILQPVMNLASPGYINELIESLLLLLNEDGISWLGVCEHSTNTTHNHGHSGAGGGHDNHTGSADWAQMLEAATQRRTEVLTPENLENMWARGRNYRRKQHKSTKSGSQDPSMKCPATDATPEGTCSLHYVGSDPLLNVVGSNRSESAPDADKELCSEVDHHVDEVKDTKDFTSEKYKDLKRSNSASLLGNQHPLKVSSPRSEFHNPESEKHGEGFRGKIGSDMVVKREGHLVPKLRCRVMGAYFEKLGSTSFAVYSIAVTDGLEKTWFVRRRYRNFERLHRHLKDIPNYLLHLPPKRIFSSSTEDAFVYQRCIQFDKYLQDLLSIANIAEQHEVWDFLSVSSKNYSFGKSSSMMRTLAVNVDDAVDDIVRQFKGVSDGFIRKVVGSSSPTTSTNHNMSWNMDEVDKSVPRQTNAESALSSDNEEGEKEANFGHENIDKEAQENEWNSENELSSKEDSQLLINHDNESANLDLDRKHDVPMEAKVGKDVPATNFNPVPDNMEDPVGVPPEWTPPNVTVPILNLVDNVFQLKKRGWLRRQVFWISKQILQVVMEDAIDDWILREIHWLRREDTIAQGIRWLQDILWPGGTFFLRVQTPQLFIGGSAYYQKPLPSISESGGSRMSKSQSGSFELQLEAIRRANDLKKFLFDGAPTALVGLIGQKQYKRCASDIYYFTQVKVLSH; from the exons ATGGGTCCTCTAACGCCCACACCCACCATGGACATCATCTATGATCTCATTGAAGAGGCCAAGCTCCGTCTTCTCTGGTGGGCTCTTTGTATATTCGCCATTTCCTATTTCTTCACTC ATACAAGTAAATCTATGTGGATGAATCTTCCCATGTCCATTCTGTTTGTTGCTTCTCTGCGCATTCTTTTGAACAAGGTGGAACTCCGTTGGAAGGTTCAGCCACCAAGATTACAGCCTTATCTATCTCACTTGGAGAAAAATCAACTGCCTCTGAATGATGAACAACTCTCTTCTTCTCCTCACCCTCCCAAATGGAAGAAGATCGATTCTCCTGTTGTGGAGGCTGCCTTGAATGATTTCATTGATCTGATATTGAAGGATTTCGTGATAAATATGTGGTATTCTGACATTACTCCAGATATGGAGTTTCCTGAGATGATACGAGACTTAATCATGGACGCTATTGCTGAAGTGTCAGTGAGGGTTAAAGAGATAAACCTTGTTGACTTACTCACGAG GGACATAGTTGATTTAATAGGGGATCATATAGACCTTTTCAGAAGAAATCAAGATGCTATAGGTGTTGATGTCATGTTAACCTTATCCTCTGAGGAGAGGGATGAAAGATTGAAGTTTCATCTGTTGAATTCTAAGGAGCTTCATCCGGCACTAATATCTCCAGAGAGTGAGTACAAG GTTCTCCAGAGGCTAACGAGTGGATTATTAACTACAGTACTGAGAAAACGAGAAGCTCAATGTCCTGTAATTCGATGTATAGCTCGGGAACTTTTAACTTGTTTGATATTGCAACCTGTCATGAATTTGGCAAGCCCAGG GTACATCAATGAGCTAATTGAATCCCTTCTACTGCTCCTTAATGAGGATGGTATAAGTTGGTTGGGGGTATGTGAACATTCAACCAATACAACTCATAATCATGGCCATTCTGGTGCTGGGGGTGGACATGATAACCATACAGGCTCTGCTGATTGGGCACAAATGCTAGAGGCTGCAACCCAGAGAAGAACTGAAGTTCTTACACCTGAGAATCTGGAGAACATGTGGGCAAGAGGAAGGAATTATAGACGGAAACAACATAAAAGTACCAAATCCGGGTCTCAGGACCCTTCTATGAAATGTCCTGCTACTGATGCAACTCCAGAAGGAACGTGTTCTCTGCATTATGTGGGTTCAGATCCCCTCCTCAATGTTGTAGGCTCAAATAGGTCGGAGTCTGCACCAGATGCTGACAAGGAACTCTGTTCTGAAGTAGACCATCATGTTGATGAAGTTAAGGATACCAAGGACTTCACTTCTGAAAAATATAAAGATCTAAAGAGATCCAACAGTGCTTCTCTCCTGGGAAACCAACATCCTCTTAAGGTGTCCTCCCCGAGGTCAGAGTTCCACAACCCTGAATCTGAGAAACATGGTGAGGGATTTCGCGGAAAGATTGGTTCTGACATGGTTGTTAAAAGAGAGGGACATCTTGTTCCAAAGCTTCGGTGTCGG GTGATGGGAGCATATTTTGAGAAACTAGGATCCACTTCTTTTGCTGTATATTCAATTGCAGTGACTGACGGTCTAGAGAAAACTTGGTTTGTTAGAAGAAG ATACAGGAATTTTGAGCGATTGCATCGACATCTAAAAGATATTCCCAATTACTTGCTACATTTGCCTCCCAAAAGGATATTTTCCTCAAGCACAGAGGATGCCTTTGTCTATCAGAGATGCATTCAGTTTGATAAATATCTCCAG GATCTCCTATCAATAGCTAATATTGCTGAACAACATGAAGTGTGGGACTTTTTAAGTGTTTCCTCAAAG AACTACTCTTTTGGGAAATCTTCTTCAATGATGAGAACCCTGGCAG TCAATGTAGATGATGCCGTGGATGATATTGTACGACAATTTAAAGGTGTTTCAGATGGTTTCATTCGAAAAGTTGTTGGTTCATCATCCCCTACTACGTCAACCAATCATAACATGTCCTGGAACATGGATGAGGTGGATAAAAGTGTTCCAAGGCAAACTAATGCAGAGAGTGCGCTAAGCTCTGATAATGAGGAAGGTGAAAAGGAAGCTAATTTTGGTCATGAGAATATTGATAAAGAAGCACAAGAGAATGAGTGGAATTCTGAAAATGAATTGAGCTCAAAGGAAGATTCACAACTGCTAATAAACCATGATAATGAATCTGCTAACTTGGATCTAGATAGAAAACATGATGTACCAATGGAAGCTAAGGTTGGAAAGGATGTTCCAGCTACAAATTTCAATCCAGTTCCCGACAATATGGAGGATCCAGTTGGAGTTCCACCTGAG TGGACCCCACCTAACGTGACTGTCCCTATTTTGAATTTGGTTGACAATGTATTTCAGCTTAAGAAAAGAGGTTGGCTAAG AAGACAGGTCTTTTGGATTTCAAAACAGATATTACAGGTGGTGATGGAAGATGCTATTGATGATTGGATCCTAAGGGAGATTCATTGGCTTCGCAGAGAGGATACCATTGCCCAGGGGATTCGGTGGCTCCAAGAT ATTCTCTGGCCTGGTGgtacattttttttaagagtACAGACCCCTCAGCTGTTCATTGGTGGCAGTGCATATTATCAAAAGCCTTTACCAAGCATAAGTGAATCTGGCGGAAGCAGGATGTCCAAATCACAGTCAGGATCTTTCGAGCTTCAGCTTGAGGCTATTCGTAGAGCAAATGATTTGAAGAAATTTCTCTTTG
- the LOC137806107 gene encoding uncharacterized protein isoform X2 yields the protein MGPLTPTPTMDIIYDLIEEAKLRLLWWALCIFAISYFFTHTSKSMWMNLPMSILFVASLRILLNKVELRWKVQPPRLQPYLSHLEKNQLPLNDEQLSSSPHPPKWKKIDSPVVEAALNDFIDLILKDFVINMWYSDITPDMEFPEMIRDLIMDAIAEVSVRVKEINLVDLLTRDIVDLIGDHIDLFRRNQDAIGVDVMLTLSSEERDERLKFHLLNSKELHPALISPESEYKVLQRLTSGLLTTVLRKREAQCPVIRCIARELLTCLILQPVMNLASPGYINELIESLLLLLNEDGISWLGVCEHSTNTTHNHGHSGAGGGHDNHTGSADWAQMLEAATQRRTEVLTPENLENMWARGRNYRRKQHKSTKSGSQDPSMKCPATDATPEGTCSLHYVGSDPLLNVVGSNRSESAPDADKELCSEVDHHVDEVKDTKDFTSEKYKDLKRSNSASLLGNQHPLKVSSPRSEFHNPESEKHGEGFRGKIGSDMVVKREGHLVPKLRCRVMGAYFEKLGSTSFAVYSIAVTDGLEKTWFVRRRYRNFERLHRHLKDIPNYLLHLPPKRIFSSSTEDAFVYQRCIQFDKYLQDLLSIANIAEQHEVWDFLSVSSKNYSFGKSSSMMRTLAVNVDDAVDDIVRQFKGVSDGFIRKVVGSSSPTTSTNHNMSWNMDEVDKSVPRQTNAESALSSDNEEGEKEANFGHENIDKEAQENEWNSENELSSKEDSQLLINHDNESANLDLDRKHDVPMEAKVGKDVPATNFNPVPDNMEDPVGVPPEWTPPNVTVPILNLVDNVFQLKKRGWLRRQVFWISKQILQVVMEDAIDDWILREIHWLRREDTIAQGIRWLQDILWPGGTFFLRVQTPQLFIGGSAYYQKPLPSISESGGSRMSKSQSGSFELQLEAIRRANDLKKFLFDGAPTALVGLIGQKQYKRCASDIYYFTQSSICVKQLAYAILELLLISIFPELRNVVISVHENMHVHQPV from the exons ATGGGTCCTCTAACGCCCACACCCACCATGGACATCATCTATGATCTCATTGAAGAGGCCAAGCTCCGTCTTCTCTGGTGGGCTCTTTGTATATTCGCCATTTCCTATTTCTTCACTC ATACAAGTAAATCTATGTGGATGAATCTTCCCATGTCCATTCTGTTTGTTGCTTCTCTGCGCATTCTTTTGAACAAGGTGGAACTCCGTTGGAAGGTTCAGCCACCAAGATTACAGCCTTATCTATCTCACTTGGAGAAAAATCAACTGCCTCTGAATGATGAACAACTCTCTTCTTCTCCTCACCCTCCCAAATGGAAGAAGATCGATTCTCCTGTTGTGGAGGCTGCCTTGAATGATTTCATTGATCTGATATTGAAGGATTTCGTGATAAATATGTGGTATTCTGACATTACTCCAGATATGGAGTTTCCTGAGATGATACGAGACTTAATCATGGACGCTATTGCTGAAGTGTCAGTGAGGGTTAAAGAGATAAACCTTGTTGACTTACTCACGAG GGACATAGTTGATTTAATAGGGGATCATATAGACCTTTTCAGAAGAAATCAAGATGCTATAGGTGTTGATGTCATGTTAACCTTATCCTCTGAGGAGAGGGATGAAAGATTGAAGTTTCATCTGTTGAATTCTAAGGAGCTTCATCCGGCACTAATATCTCCAGAGAGTGAGTACAAG GTTCTCCAGAGGCTAACGAGTGGATTATTAACTACAGTACTGAGAAAACGAGAAGCTCAATGTCCTGTAATTCGATGTATAGCTCGGGAACTTTTAACTTGTTTGATATTGCAACCTGTCATGAATTTGGCAAGCCCAGG GTACATCAATGAGCTAATTGAATCCCTTCTACTGCTCCTTAATGAGGATGGTATAAGTTGGTTGGGGGTATGTGAACATTCAACCAATACAACTCATAATCATGGCCATTCTGGTGCTGGGGGTGGACATGATAACCATACAGGCTCTGCTGATTGGGCACAAATGCTAGAGGCTGCAACCCAGAGAAGAACTGAAGTTCTTACACCTGAGAATCTGGAGAACATGTGGGCAAGAGGAAGGAATTATAGACGGAAACAACATAAAAGTACCAAATCCGGGTCTCAGGACCCTTCTATGAAATGTCCTGCTACTGATGCAACTCCAGAAGGAACGTGTTCTCTGCATTATGTGGGTTCAGATCCCCTCCTCAATGTTGTAGGCTCAAATAGGTCGGAGTCTGCACCAGATGCTGACAAGGAACTCTGTTCTGAAGTAGACCATCATGTTGATGAAGTTAAGGATACCAAGGACTTCACTTCTGAAAAATATAAAGATCTAAAGAGATCCAACAGTGCTTCTCTCCTGGGAAACCAACATCCTCTTAAGGTGTCCTCCCCGAGGTCAGAGTTCCACAACCCTGAATCTGAGAAACATGGTGAGGGATTTCGCGGAAAGATTGGTTCTGACATGGTTGTTAAAAGAGAGGGACATCTTGTTCCAAAGCTTCGGTGTCGG GTGATGGGAGCATATTTTGAGAAACTAGGATCCACTTCTTTTGCTGTATATTCAATTGCAGTGACTGACGGTCTAGAGAAAACTTGGTTTGTTAGAAGAAG ATACAGGAATTTTGAGCGATTGCATCGACATCTAAAAGATATTCCCAATTACTTGCTACATTTGCCTCCCAAAAGGATATTTTCCTCAAGCACAGAGGATGCCTTTGTCTATCAGAGATGCATTCAGTTTGATAAATATCTCCAG GATCTCCTATCAATAGCTAATATTGCTGAACAACATGAAGTGTGGGACTTTTTAAGTGTTTCCTCAAAG AACTACTCTTTTGGGAAATCTTCTTCAATGATGAGAACCCTGGCAG TCAATGTAGATGATGCCGTGGATGATATTGTACGACAATTTAAAGGTGTTTCAGATGGTTTCATTCGAAAAGTTGTTGGTTCATCATCCCCTACTACGTCAACCAATCATAACATGTCCTGGAACATGGATGAGGTGGATAAAAGTGTTCCAAGGCAAACTAATGCAGAGAGTGCGCTAAGCTCTGATAATGAGGAAGGTGAAAAGGAAGCTAATTTTGGTCATGAGAATATTGATAAAGAAGCACAAGAGAATGAGTGGAATTCTGAAAATGAATTGAGCTCAAAGGAAGATTCACAACTGCTAATAAACCATGATAATGAATCTGCTAACTTGGATCTAGATAGAAAACATGATGTACCAATGGAAGCTAAGGTTGGAAAGGATGTTCCAGCTACAAATTTCAATCCAGTTCCCGACAATATGGAGGATCCAGTTGGAGTTCCACCTGAG TGGACCCCACCTAACGTGACTGTCCCTATTTTGAATTTGGTTGACAATGTATTTCAGCTTAAGAAAAGAGGTTGGCTAAG AAGACAGGTCTTTTGGATTTCAAAACAGATATTACAGGTGGTGATGGAAGATGCTATTGATGATTGGATCCTAAGGGAGATTCATTGGCTTCGCAGAGAGGATACCATTGCCCAGGGGATTCGGTGGCTCCAAGAT ATTCTCTGGCCTGGTGgtacattttttttaagagtACAGACCCCTCAGCTGTTCATTGGTGGCAGTGCATATTATCAAAAGCCTTTACCAAGCATAAGTGAATCTGGCGGAAGCAGGATGTCCAAATCACAGTCAGGATCTTTCGAGCTTCAGCTTGAGGCTATTCGTAGAGCAAATGATTTGAAGAAATTTCTCTTTG
- the LOC137808818 gene encoding pollen-specific leucine-rich repeat extensin-like protein 3 has product MAHHCSNKALGLLIFLSLLSTICSAQLVPEFTHSEPVDPADAVAPAPEVDEDGAELAPAPSIEFENDEPLTPPPPAKTNERLKKAHIAFKAWKKAIHSDPLNITGNWVGEDVCSYNGVYCAPALHDPTINVVAGIDLNNADIAGNLPEELLHLEDIALFHINSNRFCGVIPQNLQNLTLMHEYDISNNRFVGSFPSVVLTWPNLKYLDLRFNDFEGAIPPELFHKNLDAIFLNNNRFTSIIPDSLGNSSASVITFAYNNFKGCVPNSMGNMRNLNEIVFIGNNLGGCFPQEIGTMENLRVLDLSGNGFVGTLPNLSGLKSVEVIDIAYNKMSGYVSNSVCQLPALKNFTFSHNYFNGEAQSCVAEGNSSVALDDSWNCLPGRKNQKASMKCLPVLTRPVDCVKQCGGGKENEHSHSPKPSPSPKPLTPKVVHSSPPPPVHSPPPPPPVHSPPPPPPPPVNSPPPPPPPVNSPPPPPPVFSPPPPVFSPPPPPVSSPPPPPVHSPPPPVHSPPPPVHSPPPPVSSPPPPPVHSPPPPVFSPPPPPVSSPPPPVHSPPPPVSSPPPPVSSPPPPPVSSPPPPVHSPPPPVFSPPPPVFSPPPPPVHSPPPPVFSPPPPPPVHSPPPPVFSPPPPVFSPPPPPLVSSPPPPVSSPPPPPVSSPPPPVNSPPPPPVSSPPPPVSSPPPPIFSPPPPVSSPPPPVYSPPPPVYPPPPPTWDDVFLPPHFGASYKSPPPPVIVGY; this is encoded by the coding sequence ATGGCTCACCATTGCTCAAACAAGGCCCTTGGTCTTCTCATTTTTCTGTCTCTTCTTTCAACCATTTGTTCTGCTCAACTGGTTCCTGAATTCACCCATTCTGAACCAGTTGATCCAGCTGATGCAGTAGCACCAGCACCTGAAGTTGATGAAGATGGAGCAGAACTAGCCCCAGCACCATCTATAGAATTTGAAAATGATGAACCCCTAACTCCACCACCACCTgcaaaaacaaatgaaagacTCAAAAAAGCTCATATTGCTTTCAAGGCATGGAAGAAGGCTATTCACTCTGACCCTTTGAACATAACTGGAAATTGGGTTGGTGAAGATGTTTGCTCCTACAATGGTGTGTATTGTGCTCCTGCACTTCATGATCCCACCATCAATGTGGTTGCTGGCATTGATCTTAACAATGCAGACATTGCTGGGAACCTCCCTGAAGAGTTACTGCACTTGGAAGATATTGCACTTTTCCACATCAACTCCAATAGATTCTGTGGTGTGATCCCACAGAACCTGCAGAATCTCACACTCATGCATGAGTATGATATCAGCAACAACCGCTTTGTTGGTAGCTTTCCCTCTGTGGTTCTCACATGGCCGAACTTGAAGTACTTGGACCTCAGATTCAACGACTTTGAAGGAGCCATTCCCCCAGAGCTTTTTCACAAGAATCTTGATGCAATCTTCTTGAACAACAACCGTTTCACATCCATCATCCCAGACTCTCTGGGAAACTCCAGCGCCTCTGTGATCACCTTTGCCTACAACAACTTCAAAGGGTGCGTTCCAAATTCCATGGGAAACATGAGGAACTTGAACGAGATTGTGTTCATAGGGAACAACCTTGGAGGGTGCTTCCCGCAGGAGATTGGAACGATGGAAAATCTGAGGGTTTTGGATTTGAGCGGCAATGGGTTTGTGGGGACTCTTCCTAACTTGTCGGGGTTGAAGAGTGTTGAGGTGATTGACATTGCATACAACAAGATGAGTGGATATGTGTCTAACTCTGTTTGCCAGCTTCCTGCGTTGAAGAACTTCACGTTTTCGCACAACTACTTCAATGGGGAAGCTCAGAGCTGCGTGGCGGAGGGGAATTCTTCGGTGGCTTTGGATGACTCGTGGAATTGTTTGCCGGGAAGGAAGAATCAGAAGGCGTCGATGAAGTGCTTGCCGGTGCTGACTCGGCCTGTGGATTGCGTGAAGCAGTGTGGTGGAGGCAAAGAGAATGAGCATAGCCATTCGCCAAAGCCATCTCCTTCTCCTAAACCTCTGACACCAAAGGTTGTACACTCTTCACCTCCTCCTCCAGTTCACTCCCCACCACCACCTCCACCTGTCCAttctccaccaccaccaccaccaccaccagtCAACTCTCcacctccaccaccaccaccagtCAACTCTCCACCTCCACCACCGCCAGTTTTCTCTCCTCCTCCGCCAGTTTTCTCACCACCACCACCCCCAGTTTCCTCTCCACCACCACCCCCAGTTCACTCTCCTCCCCCACCAGTTCACTCTCCACCACCACCAGTTCACTCTCCTCCGCCACCAGTTTCCtccccaccaccaccaccagtTCACTCTCCTCCGCCACCTGTTTTCTCTCCACCACCACCCCCAGTTTCCTCTCCACCACCACCAGTTCACTCTCCTCCCCCACCAGTTTCCTCCCCACCACCACCAGTCTCCtccccaccaccaccaccagtCTCCTCTCCTCCACCACCAGTTCACTCTCCACCACCACCCGTTTTCTCTCCTCCTCCACCCGTTTTCTCTCCTCCACCACCACCAGTTCACTCTCCACCACCACCCGTTTTCtctcctcctccaccaccacCAGTTCACTCTCCTCCACCACCCGTTTTCTCTCCTCCTCCGCCAGTTTTCTCTCCACCCCCACCACCCTTAGTTTCCTCTCCTCCTCCACCAGTCTCCTCCCCACCACCTCCCCCAGTTTCCTCTCCACCACCACCAGTTAACtctcctcctccaccaccaGTCTCCTCCCCACCACCACCAGTCTCCTCTCCTCCTCCACCAATTTTCTCCCCACCACCACCAGTTTCCTCTCCACCACCCCCAGTGTACTCCCCACCACCACCGGTGTACCCTCCTCCACCACCAACATGGGATGATGTTTTCCTTCCACCACACTTTGGCGCTTCATACAAGTCACCTCCTCCACCAGTAATTGTTGGATACTAA
- the LOC137806109 gene encoding 3-ketoacyl CoA thiolase 1, peroxisomal-like: MFSLLCIIIKCNCFSSSAPNKHKTEYTIQYRWPNMKKAIQRQRVLLEHLQPSSSSSNFSHQTHQSTDLSASSCFAGNSSHGQRGGSEDDVVIVAAYRTAICKAKRGGFKDTLPDDLLATVLKAVIEKTNVDPAEVGDIVVGTVLAPGSDRGIECRMAAFYAGFPETVPLRTVNRQCSSGLQAVADVAAYIKAGFYDIGIGAGLESMSYDTVNRLSNINPKVETFAQARDCLLPMGITSENVAQRYGVTRLEQDQAAVESHKRAAAATASGKFKEEIIPVSTKFVDPKTGVEKKIIVSVDDGIRPNTNIVDLAKLKPAFHKDGTTTAGNASQISDGAGAVLLMKRRVAVQKGLPILGIFRSFAAVGVDPAVMGVGPAVAIPAAVKSAGLELGNIGLYEINEAFASQYVYCCKKLGLDPRKVNVNGGAIALGHPLGATGARCVATLLNEMKRHGKDCRYGVISMCIGSGMGAAAVFERGEY; this comes from the exons ATGTTTAGTCTGCTTTGTATAATCATAAAGTGTAATTGTTTCTCGTCTTCAGCACCAAACAAACACAAGACAGAGTACACAATACAGTACAGGTGGCCAAATATGAAGAAAGCAATTCAAAGACAGAGGGTCCTGCTTGAGCATCTTCAACCCAGTTCTTCAAGTTCGAATTTTTCGCACCAAACTCATCAATCTACGGATCTCTCA GCTTCCTCATGTTTTGCTGGGAATTCTTCACATGGGCAAAGGGGTGGATCAGAAGATGATGTGGTGATTGTAGC GGCATATCGAACTGCCATTTGCAAAGCAAAACGTGGAGGCTTTAAGGATACCCTTCCAGATGATCTTCTTGCCACAGTTCTGAAG GCTGTGATAGAGAAAACAAATGTGGACCCAGCAGAAGTTGGAGACATTGTTGTGGGCACAGTACTGGCCCCTGGATCAGATAGAGGAATTGAGTGTAGAATGGCTGCCTTTTATGCAGGTTTCCCAG AGACTGTGCCTCTTCGAACTGTCAATAGGCAATGTTCATCTGGACTGCAGGCAGTTGCCGATGTAGCTGCTTATATAAAAGCCGGGTTCTACGACATTG GTATTGGGGCTGGATTGGAGTCTATGTCATATGACACTGTGAATAGGCTTAGCAACATTAACCCAAAG GTAGAAACCTTTGCACAAGCCCGGGATTGTCTTCTTCCAATGGGGATAACTTCTGAGAATGTAGCACAGCGCTATGGTGTTACAAGGCTAGAGCAAGATCAGGCTGCT GTTGAGTCTCACAAGCGTGCTGCAGCCGCAACAGCATCAGGTAAATTCAAAGAAGAAATCATTCCAGTTTCTACAAAG TTTGTGGACCCTAAAACTGGAGTGGAGAAGAAAATTATTGTTTCTGTTGATGATGGTATCCGGCCGAACACAAATATAGTGGATTTGGCAAAGCTGAAGCCTGCATTCCACAAAGATGGAACCACAACAGCAG GGAATGCTAGCCAAATTAGTGATGGTGCAGGAGCTGTGCTCctaatgaagagaagagtggctGTGCAAAAGGGGCTTCCTATTCTTGGAATCTTCAG GAGTTTTGCTGCTGTTGGAGTAGATCCTGCAGTCATGGGTGTTGGCCCAGCTGTTGCCATCCCAGCCGCTGTGAAATCTGCTGGTCTTGAACTTGGCAACATTGGCTTATATGAAATCAATGAG GCCTTTGCATCACAGTATGTTTATTGCTGCAAGAAATTGGGACTTGATCCCAGAAAGGTCAATGTCAATGGTGGTGCCATTGCTCTTGGACATCCTTTGGGTGCTACAG GTGCGCGCTGTGTTGCAACTTTGTTGAATGAGATGAAACGCCATGGCAAGGATTGTCGCTATGGTGTAATCTCCATGTGCATAG GGTCTGGTATGGGAGCTGCTGCTGTATTTGAAAGGGGAGAGTATTGA
- the LOC137806108 gene encoding uncharacterized protein, with product MEDKTQSESKQNDDDEVAPKPQLPNPSSGGWGFSPFSFLSDLQKAAAVAAEEISRNAAVVAQTASKGIAELQIEPEDSESSKEDEGTEDFAPEKESDDESTKLRKSALDRLEKVSEDSLLSQGLKAFDSSVETFASGAWSALGNAWRGSTDFVQRLENSASNLSGSSQHDGPGTAVSNASSLLETGRAFTAKGIQVLEYVGKETMDLLINETGIEVEKDNKQGEEQNDEDQLSEEVTFDRCFYIYGGPEQLEELEALSSHYALLFNRRKVKLSAEQKSVHDGKLKEVQHIFNLSAEIDSSNTDSNKGKTIKKGNEGSSDEMKNLHDSSVGKAAEMAAGFTNALSGLAAHDIVQRTTARLESLHSEGVHRLSEMCCFAVSQLLVFGKSIISHANKIEDDDDDKANIEWPEDVTAKANIIRVNAQTMIGYVEAVSNSFITGISDVAEAYQAAIKAVTTESHAVVPHASSVQEKASAFSENLQADQTTAVCKIQEGMQFLAHVLISTSMNAA from the exons ATGGAAGACAAAACGCAGTCCGAGAGTAAGCAAAACGACGACGACGAAGTTGCGCCAAAACCACAACTGCCTAACCCGTCGTCGGGAGGGTGGGGATTTTCGCCGTTCTCGTTTCTCTCCGATCTTCAGAAAGCCGCCGCTGTTGCCGCCGAAGAGATCTCCCGCAAT GCTGCTGTAGTTGCACAGACAGCATCAAAGGGCATTGCGGAGTTGCAAATTGAACCTGAAGATTCAGAATCTTCCAAAGAGGATGAAGGGACTGAAGATTTTGCACCTGAGAAGGAAAGTGACGATGAGAGTACCAAACTGCGAAAATCTGCTCTTGATAGATTGGAGAAAGTCAGTGAAGATTCACTACTTAGCCAG GGTTTGAAGGCTTTTGATAGCTCTGTGGAGACTTTTGCATCTGGAGCATGGAGTGCTTTAGGAAATGCATGGAGAGGGAGCACTGATTTTGTTCAGCG GCTCGAAAATTCTGCTTCAAACCTTTCAGGGTCTTCTCAGCATGATGGGCCAGGAACTGCTGTTTCTAATGCATCTTCTCTATTAGAG ACAGGAAGAGCCTTTACTGCAAAGGGAATACAAGTGCTTGAATATGTTGGTAAGGAAACAATGGACCTATTAATCAATGAAACTGGAATTGAGGTTGAGAAGGATAACAAACAAGGTGAAGAACAAAATGACGAGGATCAATTATCAGAGGAAGTGACTTTTGATCGATGCTTTTACATTTATGGAGGTCCAGAGCAATTAGAG GAACTGGAGGCTTTGTCTAGTCATTATGCCTTGCTATTTAACCGAAGAAAAGTTAAGTTATCAGCTGAACAAAAGTCTGTACATGATGGGAAGCTTAAAGAGGTCCAACACATTTTTAATTTGAGTGCTGAAATTGATAGCAGTAATACTGATTCAAACAAAGGAAAGACAATAAAGAAAGGAAACGAAGGAAGCAGTGATGAGATGAAGAATTTACACGATTCAAGTGTTGGCAAGGCTGCTGAAATGGCTGCAGG TTTCACTAATGCCTTATCTGGACTAGCTGCTCATGATATAGTTCAGAGAACTACTGCAAGATTGGAATCACTTCATTCCGAGGGAGTTCAC AGACTGTCCGAAATGTGCTGTTTTGCTGTGTCTCAACTTCTAGTGTTTGGAAAATCCATCATTTCTCATGCCAATAAGATTGAAGACGATGATGATGATAAGGCAAACATTGAGTGGCCGGAAGACGTTACTGCAAAAGCTAATATCATAAGAGTAAATGCCCAAACAATGATAGGATATGTGGAAGCAGTTTCTAACAGCTTTATTACAG GCATATCTGATGTAGCAGAGGCCTATCAAGCTGCCATTAAAGCTGTTACCACTGAGTCTCATGCAGTTGTTCCCCATGCATCATCAGTTCAGGAAAAAGCCAGTGCCTTTTCTGAGAACCTTCAAGCTGATCAAACCACAGCGGTTTGCAAAATCCAGGAAGGAATGCAATTTTTAGCTCACGTTCTCATTTCAACCTCAATGAATGCTGCTTGA